A genome region from Bufo gargarizans isolate SCDJY-AF-19 chromosome 2, ASM1485885v1, whole genome shotgun sequence includes the following:
- the CFAP107 gene encoding uncharacterized protein C1orf158 homolog, whose translation MAAYSDSAKKWSLPGWRIEQRYSNKVLIGNWVEERKKFRRSSLPTSKSCYEKDFVQFSDSKPDRIQRRGFLKRMEGLPGHHLLSHHGQLSSRHLVSQYDDDYIRSGNSTLPPLRSWDGNKSDLAPPTNFGLLQGKQKLWRDQVSEELRSIYSASYRQPPPSAFMTSRFGVAPRVLSSTMHQPNNANKALDFKSQAYLQVPDNPVQRTNNLIMESAS comes from the exons ATGGCTGCATACTCAGACAGTGCCAAGAAGTGGTCTCTGCCGGGATGGAGGATAGAGCAGAGATATTCCAACAAAGTGCTGATTGGAAACTGGGTGGAGGAGAGAAAAAAG TTTAGGAGAAGCAGTCTCCCGACATCGAAGAGCTGCTATGAAAAAGACTTTGTACAGTTCTCAGACAGTAAGCCGGATCGAATACAGAGGAGAGGTTTCTTAAAAAGAATGGAG GGTTTACCAGGACATCATTTACTGTCACATCACGGACAGCTGAGTTCTAGGCACTTAGTATCACAGTATGATGACGATTACATAAGAAGTGGAAACTCTACTTTACCTCCTCTTCGGAGCTGGGATGGAAACAAGTCTGACCTGG CTCCACCAACCAATTTTGGTCTCCTGCAAGGAAAGCAAAAACTCTGGAGAGACCAAGTCTCTGAAGAGCTGAGAAGCATCTATTCTGCGTCATACAGGCAACCACCACCCTCTGCCTTTATGACATCCCGCTTTGGAGTGGCTCCCCGTGTCCTCTCCAGTACTATGCATCAGCCCAATAATGCTAATAAAGCTTTAGACTTTAAATCTCAAGCATACCTTCAGGTCCCGGATAACCCAGTTCAGAGAACTAACAACCTGATAATGGAGTCAGCATCCTAA